The following is a genomic window from Aquificota bacterium.
ACCTCCTTTTATAAGATTTCATATTGCTTGCTCACCTCTTTCACCCGTGCGTATTCTTATCACATCCTCAACGGGTATTATGAATATCTTTCCATCCCCAACTCTTCCCGTTTGGGCCGTTTTCATTATGGTTTCTACCACCTTTTCCACATCCTCGTCCTTGACCACCACTTCAATCTTAACCTTTGGAAGAAAGTCAATCACATACTCTGTCCCACGGTAGATTTCCGTGTGACCCTTCTGTTGACCAAAACCCCTTACCTCTGTAACAGTCATACCACCTATACCTATCTCTGCCAAAGCATCCTTTACCTCGTCAAGCTTAAAGGGCTTTATTATGGCTTCCACCTTCTTCATCTTTAACCTCCTATATCGTATTTTTGCAAAAACTGTGCCAGCTATAAGAAGCTGGCTAAGAGTTAATTTTACTACTTTCTGCATATGGGGGGTCTTCAGACTTATGTGAAATTGTTTACAAAATTGTAAAAGTGTTCACCTTTGTTTGGAACAAAGTCGCAACTCAAGCGTAGCATGGGCTATGTTCTCAAAATTTGAGATGATACTTTCATAATACTCTATGCTTAAGTCTTCCTCCGTTTCTATACCCACTATGCAAGCATATCTGTTCCTGCCAACTCTCAAAAGGTGTATATCATAAACCCTACCTTTACCGTCCTTCTCTATAGCCTCTATGATCTGCTCCACAAGGGGATTTTTGCCTTCCCTATCAAGAAGTATGGGCGCTGTTTCTTTCATAAGTCCGATGGACCACCTAACTATTAGGAAAAAGCCTACAAGACCCATTATAGGGTCCATAAACCAAAGGCCCCAAAACTTACCAGAAAGAAGGCCTCCAATGGCCAATATGGAAGTAAGTGCATCAGCAAGCACATGAAGGTAAGCCCCACGCAGGTTAAGGTCATGGTGATGGTGGTGAGAATGATCAGGGTGAGAATGATCATGATGTGGATGATCATGGTGATGAGCATCGTGTAAAAGATAGGCGCTTAAAAGATTCACCCCCAAACCCAAAAGGGCTACAAGAAGAGCCTCATCGTACTTTGTTTCCCCGCCTCTTATTAACTTTGAAAGGGCCTCTTGCAAAACCAAAAAGGAAACAAAGAAAAGCAAAATACCGCTTGTGTAGGCTCCTAATACTTCAATCTTCCATGTTCCAAAGGTAAAACTCCTTTCCTTCGACCATCTTTTGGCAAAATAATAGGCCATGTAGGCTATGCCAAAGGCCAAAGCATGGGTAGCCATATGTATGCCATCGGCCAAAAGGGCAACGGAGTTGAAAATGTACCCTGCAACTATCTCCAAAAGCATGGTTATAAG
Proteins encoded in this region:
- a CDS encoding P-II family nitrogen regulator: MKKVEAIIKPFKLDEVKDALAEIGIGGMTVTEVRGFGQQKGHTEIYRGTEYVIDFLPKVKIEVVVKDEDVEKVVETIMKTAQTGRVGDGKIFIIPVEDVIRIRTGERGEQAI
- the dmeF gene encoding CDF family Co(II)/Ni(II) efflux transporter DmeF, which gives rise to MVCKHEHDFYTPEGKAQRRVLIVLLITLITMLLEIVAGYIFNSVALLADGIHMATHALAFGIAYMAYYFAKRWSKERSFTFGTWKIEVLGAYTSGILLFFVSFLVLQEALSKLIRGGETKYDEALLVALLGLGVNLLSAYLLHDAHHHDHPHHDHSHPDHSHHHHHDLNLRGAYLHVLADALTSILAIGGLLSGKFWGLWFMDPIMGLVGFFLIVRWSIGLMKETAPILLDREGKNPLVEQIIEAIEKDGKGRVYDIHLLRVGRNRYACIVGIETEEDLSIEYYESIISNFENIAHATLELRLCSKQR